A section of the Malus sylvestris chromosome 17, drMalSylv7.2, whole genome shotgun sequence genome encodes:
- the LOC126612078 gene encoding mitochondrial pyruvate carrier 4-like, with protein sequence MANPKLRALWNHPAGPKTIHFWAPTFKWGLTIANILDSAKPPEKLSYPQQSALASTGLIWARYSAVITPKNWNLLSVSFAMSVTAMYQLSRKIQHDLSTKNQEVAAEE encoded by the exons ATGGCAAATCCCAAGCTGAGAGCACTTTGGAACCACCCAGCTGGCCCTAAAACTA TCCATTTCTGGGCCCCAACATTTAAATGGGGTCTAACCATTGCAAATATTCTCGACTCAGCAAAACCACCAGAGAAACTATCCTATCCTCAGCAATCAG CCCTTGCATCCACCGGACTTATATGGGCAAGATACAGCGCAGTAATTACACCA AAGAATTGGAATCTTTTGAGTGTTAGTTTCGCGATGTCTGTAACCGCTATGTATCAACTTTCGCGTAAAATTCA GCATGACTTATCCACCAAAAACCAAGAAGTTGCTGCAGAAGAATGA
- the LOC126610883 gene encoding uncharacterized protein LOC126610883, which produces MEDPQVEHNLWVLWGGKRFDVKIHLGATLKDLGHELQKLTDVKADTMRLIVPKFSDKSSKMLSPFSDEHQNLSLQEASFVEGKSIRMMGVSENEVDEVLQNAKANLEVGSSHKLQKNPDMEPDPDAQSDNQNKFEPSPHDSQGTDESSSQFTGSWTLFGKEFSESMICQPELAGTESREEPDPDNMDNMESRGQARNNVDEPDPDAEDAKADNLGYSSYRNIIRPNDDSSLVTETIKHEDDPRKAYNEPDPDDSQSNGVTQAEPDPDANLVHPQETSRMQIDEPDPDDQEFQRIQDPVTIFCKRLQENIKMLEAEVNRAQPTTVLQTLLKIIRNVLEHPGETKYRKLCKANSTILGNVANYKAAMEFLLLIGFNESVMDGKQETYLVLKRDDPGLLWLAKSALETSVS; this is translated from the exons ATGGAAGATCCACAAGTGGAGCACAATCTTTGGGTCTTATGGGGAGGAAAGAGGTTTGATGTGAAGATCCATTTGGGTGCCACTCTTAAGGATCTCGGGCACGAACTGCAAAAGTTAACGGATGTTAAAGCAGATACGATGAGGCTAATTGTTCCAAAGTTTTCCGATAAAAGCTCGAAAATGTTGTCTCCTTTCTCTGATGAGCATCAGAACTTGAGTTTACAGGAAGCTTCATTTGTTGAG GGAAAGTCCATCAGAATGATGGGAGTGTCTGAAAACGAGGTTGATGAAGTTTTACAAAATGCAAAGGCAAACTTGGAGGTTGGAAGTTCACACAAACTTCAGAAGAACCCTGATATGGAGCCTGATCCTGATGCCCAGTCTGACAATCAGAACAAGTTTGAGCCCAGTCCTCATGATTCTCAGGGCACTGATGAATCATCATCTCAATTTACGGGAAGCTGGACcttatttggaaaagaattcagTGAGTCTATGATCTGTCAACCTGAGTTAGCAGGGACCGAGTCTCGTGAAGAACCAGATCCTGATAATATGGATAATATGGAAAGCAGGGGGCAAGCAAGGAATAACGTGGACGAACCTGATCCTGATGCCGAGGATGCAAAAGCAGATAATTTAGGATATAGTTCCTATAGAAATATCATAAGACCTAACGACGACAGTTCTTTGGTTACTGAAACCATCAAACATGAAGACGATCCAAGGAAGGCTTATAATGAACCTGATCCTGATGATTCCCAGTCAAATGGAGTCACTCAGGCAGAGCCTGATCCTGATGCTAATTTGGTGCATCCACAGGAAACATCCAGAATGCAGATTGATGAACCTGATCCAGATGATCAAgaatttcaaagaattcaagaccCTGTTACAATCTTTTGTAAACGCTTGCAGGAGAACATTAAGATGCTGGAAGCTGAGGTTAATCGTGCACAGCCTACCACTGTCCTCCAAACTCTCTTAAAGATAATAAG gaATGTGCTTGAACACCCAGGTGAGACGAAATACAGGAAACTTTGCAAG GCGAACTCCACAATCCTAGGGAATGTGGCAAACTACAAAG CTGCCATGGAATTCCTTCTTCTGATTGGCTTCAACGAAAGCGTCATGGATGGAAAACAAGAGACTTATCTTGTGCTGAAGCGGGATGATCCGGGATTATTATGGCTTGCCAAGTCCGCCCTTGAGACAAGCGTTTCCTGA
- the LOC126610884 gene encoding protein-tyrosine-phosphatase IBR5-like isoform X1 has product MRKRERENPCGVCGHYHKYEEGEVCGVCGHRMPAVSERTSIQVSAFPSEILPEFLYLGSYDNASRSELLKTQGISRVLNTVPACQNLYKNSFTYHYLQDDKILQFEDANQFLEQCERDKARVLVHCMSGQKRSPAIVIAYLMKSRGWRLALSYQWVKERRPAVELTEAYYRQLQEYEEKIFGSTDKSNPTPPAFPPAAAPLFSFGFPRPNNPVPVPTFNNVGATSVFARPPLAIPPQDFTFRASQPQNNISASACSANPQNSNPCDIPMDGS; this is encoded by the exons atgaggaagagggagagggagaatcCATGTGGGGTTTGTGGGCACTATCACAAATACGAAGAAGGGGAGGTCTGTGGGGTCTGCGGCCATAGAATGCCGGCGGTTTCTGAGAGAACTTCGATCCAAGTTAGTGCTTTTCCGTCTGAGATCTTGCCGGAGTTCCTCTATTTGGGCAGCTACGATAACGCTTCTCGCTCTGAACTTCTCAAGACTCAGGGAATATCTCGTGTCCTAAAT ACGGTTCCTGCTTGTCAAAATCTCTACAAGAACTCTTTCACTTATCACTACCTCCAAGATGACAAGATTTTGCAATTTGAGGATGCAAATCAATTTTTAG AGCAATGTGAAAGGGACAAAGCTCGCGTTTTAGTACACTGCATGTCAGGGCAAAAAAG GTCTCCGGCTATTGTAATTGCTTATTTGATGAAGTCTAGAGGATGGAGACTAGCACTGAGTTACCAGTGGGTGAAAGAACGGAGACCAGCTGTTGAATTAACTGAAG CTTATTACCGGCAACTGCAGGAGTATGAGGAAAAGATCTTTGGATCAACTGATAAGAGCAACCCAACCCCACCAGCCTTCCCACCGGCAGCTGCACCTTTGTTTAGCTTTGGCTTCCCAAGACCCAATAATCCAGTTCCCGTCCCTACATTTAACAATGTTGGTGCTACCTCCGTTTTTGCCCGGCCTCCCTTAGCCATTCCTCCTCAAGACTTTACATTCAGGGCCAGCCAGCCTCAAAATAACATCTCAGCAAGCGCTTGCAGTGCAAACCCGCAGAATTCAAACCCCTGTGATATTCCAATGGATGGTTCTTGA
- the LOC126610884 gene encoding protein-tyrosine-phosphatase IBR5-like isoform X2, which yields MRKRERENPCGVCGHYHKYEEGEVCGVCGHRMPAVSERTSIQVSAFPSEILPEFLYLGSYDNASRSELLKTQGISRVLNTVPACQNLYKNSFTYHYLQDDKILQFEDANQFLEQCERDKARVLVHCMSGQKRSPAIVIAYLMKSRGWRLALSYQWVKERRPAVELTEGMQ from the exons atgaggaagagggagagggagaatcCATGTGGGGTTTGTGGGCACTATCACAAATACGAAGAAGGGGAGGTCTGTGGGGTCTGCGGCCATAGAATGCCGGCGGTTTCTGAGAGAACTTCGATCCAAGTTAGTGCTTTTCCGTCTGAGATCTTGCCGGAGTTCCTCTATTTGGGCAGCTACGATAACGCTTCTCGCTCTGAACTTCTCAAGACTCAGGGAATATCTCGTGTCCTAAAT ACGGTTCCTGCTTGTCAAAATCTCTACAAGAACTCTTTCACTTATCACTACCTCCAAGATGACAAGATTTTGCAATTTGAGGATGCAAATCAATTTTTAG AGCAATGTGAAAGGGACAAAGCTCGCGTTTTAGTACACTGCATGTCAGGGCAAAAAAG GTCTCCGGCTATTGTAATTGCTTATTTGATGAAGTCTAGAGGATGGAGACTAGCACTGAGTTACCAGTGGGTGAAAGAACGGAGACCAGCTGTTGAATTAACTGAAGGTATGCAATGA